The DNA region GATCGTGTTCCCGGACAGGCGGAAGGTCTGCCCCATCACGAACCGAAGGCGAAACGCGTCATCCACCTGTGCCTCTGCGGCGGTGTCAGCCACATCGATTCGTTCGATTACAAGCCGGAACTCGCGGCGTTTCACGGCAAGTCGCTTCAGTCCGAAGAACGGCCGGCAACCTTCTTTAACCAGATCGGATTGATCCGAAAGAACGACTGGGAATTTCGCCAGCGAGGCAAAAGCGGTTTGTGGATCTCCGATCTGTTTCCGCATCTGGCCGAAGTTGCCGACGAATTGACCGTGATTCGCTCGATGGTTGCTGACTCGGCGAACCACACGCCGGCGACGTTCGAAGAGAACTCCGGCTTCCGGCTGAACGGCTTTCCTGTCATGGGATCATGGGTGTCCTACGGCCTGGGCTGCGAGACCGACGAACTGCCGTCGTATGTTGTGTTGCCGGATGCTCGGGGACTTCCGGCGGGAGGAACCATCAACTGGTCCAACGGATTTCTGCCGGCGCAACATCAGGGAGTCGCCTTTCAGACGAAAGGTCCGGCAATTCACGATCTGTTCCCGGCGCACCGGCTTTCCGATGACCACGAACAGGACAGTCGCGATCTGCTGGCACAGATCAACCGCCGGCACCTTGAAACCACCGGCGCGGAAGATGCACTGGTCGCTCGCATGCGCACCTACGAACTGGCCGCGAAGATGCAGCTTGCCGTGCCGATGGTCACCGATCTGAATCAGGAAACTGCGTCGACCCGGTCGATGT from Planctomycetaceae bacterium includes:
- a CDS encoding DUF1501 domain-containing protein, which encodes MIESFPVRRGFLKFAGSSLTSTAFASMLTRDGVARADRVPGQAEGLPHHEPKAKRVIHLCLCGGVSHIDSFDYKPELAAFHGKSLQSEERPATFFNQIGLIRKNDWEFRQRGKSGLWISDLFPHLAEVADELTVIRSMVADSANHTPATFEENSGFRLNGFPVMGSWVSYGLGCETDELPSYVVLPDARGLPAGGTINWSNGFLPAQHQGVAFQTKGPAIHDLFPAHRLSDDHEQDSRDLLAQINRRHLETTGAEDALVARMRTYELAAKMQLAVPMVTDLNQETASTRSMYGLDNEQTADFAGRCLLARRLLEQGVRFVQLFSGGSFGSPRINWDGHEDVRENHTREAGRLDQPVAALLKDLRQRGMLDDTLVLWTTEFGRTPFTQSGADSIGTGRDHNMYGFSIWMAGAGLKRGLAYGETDDIGWKTVDKPVHWYDYHATVLHLLGIDHERLTFYHNGIQRRLTNVHGDVISGALA